A window from Candidatus Dadabacteria bacterium encodes these proteins:
- a CDS encoding site-specific DNA-methyltransferase: MSRSLKLLPDTHAGKNKIRTTQGNCFLLIQTLENNSIDLIATDPPYEINYEKNQWDRPNSLNWDFLAKEFKRVLKPGGSLVVFQGWSQVCETKSILDKYFSLQNWIIYDRVKGRGAKTNVVSTREDILWYTSSEKQYTFHKIDSNIKKKTGGMGKKNGREHRAISNVWTDIPPLVPWSREKVPHPTQKPVFIMKRILEMFSNENDTVLDPFMGSGTTALACRDMSRNFVGFELDKDYYKLCERRLNE, translated from the coding sequence ATGAGCAGGTCATTAAAACTGCTTCCCGACACTCATGCGGGTAAGAACAAGATAAGAACCACCCAAGGGAACTGTTTTCTGCTGATCCAAACATTGGAGAACAACTCCATTGATCTGATAGCAACTGATCCTCCCTACGAAATAAACTATGAAAAAAATCAGTGGGACAGACCGAATTCTTTGAATTGGGACTTCTTGGCGAAAGAATTTAAAAGGGTTTTGAAGCCCGGTGGCAGTCTGGTTGTTTTTCAGGGTTGGTCTCAGGTTTGTGAAACAAAATCCATACTGGACAAGTATTTTTCCCTACAAAACTGGATTATCTACGACAGGGTCAAAGGCAGGGGAGCTAAAACGAATGTGGTATCAACCAGAGAAGACATACTCTGGTATACCTCAAGCGAAAAACAATACACTTTCCACAAAATAGATTCCAACATAAAAAAGAAAACCGGAGGAATGGGAAAGAAAAACGGCAGGGAACACAGAGCCATTTCCAATGTGTGGACTGACATACCCCCGCTTGTTCCATGGTCGCGGGAAAAAGTTCCTCACCCCACACAGAAACCCGTATTTATAATGAAGAGGATATTGGAAATGTTTTCCAATGAAAATGATACCGTGCTGGATCCTTTTATGGGAAGTGGGACCACCGCTTTGGCGTGCAGGGATATGAGTAGAAATTTCGTGGGATTTGAACTGGACAAAGACTACTATAAACTTTGTGAGAGACGTTTAAATGAGTGA
- a CDS encoding AAA family ATPase encodes MPYKTVHDLFEVWVKRCLEKDNSLLFDEPGLWNEENLNIAVNCMLGDRRTDKSNFKIKLESQFGAYDKNHKIWLLLCELLALHYCPDSKMGNKNCFKLTIEKERSDYELLEEKIQQIIKTEGVADIGPQSYRPKQNFSIGYYASFALKYKKDAKMRKTVRSLRNGDPLWKEAEEMFDRTNIIESKFVIDKRKTPHVLIVLNMFCHKYHCRMFSGEHRGHIVSTFSDYLHGDEKTENEKIYSISEAMKKEDSSLPIHLDMVDFYHPTLRKRWDPSEDNTYQMHQKDNTLHEKIWDPSEDNKYLDTLKQFRQIIFQGPPGTGKTYQAKKIAEKLTGENTQGNKWELIQFHPSYNYEDFVRGIQIQTENGETTYETVDRILVNMAEKASADESSDYVLIIDEINRANVSAVLGELIYALEYRDKPIHITYSVNGNAEIAIPGNLYIIGTMNTADRTIGQIDYAVRRRFAFESFLPDVEVIKKESKADNAVKLFNMVQEMFEGETYLSPDYHKNDVAIGHTYFLANNNDELKNKIQYQVIPILEEYLKDGVLKKEAEEIIKQIEEEFNPQDDPTEEMETEDENLKRERKYFRWKHKANGTTDKNYWEKDLGPRRLPWTIVKDFVKHQNPVNASELKITFPDEIHKDYGVFQILEKHERFLSKEDEYIELASGERIMVCTQWSANPVKNNPKAVSYRSFQEFLKTSQNLGYEIEEV; translated from the coding sequence ATGCCTTATAAAACAGTTCACGACCTCTTTGAAGTGTGGGTGAAGCGTTGTTTGGAAAAAGACAATTCTTTGCTTTTTGATGAGCCGGGGTTGTGGAATGAGGAAAATTTGAACATTGCAGTGAACTGTATGCTGGGTGACCGACGAACAGACAAAAGCAATTTCAAAATCAAATTAGAGAGTCAGTTTGGTGCTTACGATAAGAATCACAAAATATGGCTGTTGCTGTGTGAATTGCTTGCTTTGCACTACTGCCCTGACAGTAAGATGGGGAATAAGAATTGCTTTAAACTTACTATAGAAAAAGAGAGAAGTGATTACGAATTGTTGGAAGAAAAAATCCAGCAAATAATAAAGACGGAAGGAGTAGCTGACATTGGCCCCCAAAGCTACAGGCCGAAGCAAAACTTCAGCATTGGTTATTACGCATCTTTTGCCTTGAAATACAAAAAAGATGCAAAAATGAGAAAAACTGTAAGAAGCCTGAGAAACGGCGACCCCCTCTGGAAAGAGGCGGAGGAGATGTTTGACCGAACAAACATAATTGAAAGCAAATTCGTTATAGATAAAAGGAAAACTCCTCATGTGCTCATTGTCCTTAACATGTTCTGCCACAAATATCATTGCAGGATGTTTAGCGGCGAACATCGGGGACATATTGTTTCCACTTTCTCAGATTATCTTCATGGTGATGAGAAAACGGAAAATGAAAAAATCTACTCCATAAGTGAGGCAATGAAGAAAGAAGACTCTTCTTTGCCCATTCATCTGGACATGGTAGATTTTTACCATCCCACTCTGAGGAAAAGGTGGGATCCATCTGAGGACAATACATACCAAATGCACCAAAAAGACAACACATTACACGAAAAAATATGGGATCCATCCGAGGACAATAAATACCTTGACACCCTGAAACAATTCCGTCAGATAATCTTTCAGGGACCACCCGGAACCGGCAAGACCTACCAAGCAAAAAAGATTGCAGAAAAACTGACAGGGGAGAATACACAAGGCAACAAGTGGGAACTAATCCAGTTTCATCCGTCTTATAACTATGAAGACTTTGTTAGAGGGATTCAAATACAGACAGAAAATGGTGAGACAACTTATGAAACAGTTGATCGTATTCTTGTTAACATGGCTGAAAAAGCGAGTGCAGATGAGAGCAGTGATTATGTTCTTATAATTGACGAAATCAACCGCGCTAATGTATCGGCTGTTTTGGGCGAACTTATCTATGCCTTGGAATATAGAGACAAGCCTATTCACATAACTTATTCTGTTAATGGAAATGCTGAGATAGCGATACCGGGGAATCTCTACATAATAGGAACTATGAACACCGCTGACCGCACAATCGGACAGATAGATTATGCAGTCAGAAGAAGGTTTGCCTTTGAAAGTTTTCTGCCAGATGTGGAAGTCATTAAAAAAGAAAGTAAAGCCGACAATGCGGTCAAACTCTTTAATATGGTTCAAGAAATGTTTGAAGGAGAAACTTATCTCTCTCCAGATTATCACAAAAACGATGTAGCAATTGGGCATACCTACTTCCTTGCTAACAACAACGATGAATTGAAAAACAAAATTCAATATCAAGTCATTCCGATTCTTGAGGAATACTTGAAAGATGGCGTCTTGAAAAAAGAAGCAGAAGAGATAATCAAACAAATAGAAGAAGAATTCAATCCACAAGATGACCCAACAGAAGAAATGGAAACTGAAGATGAAAACCTGAAGCGAGAGCGAAAATACTTTCGCTGGAAACATAAGGCAAACGGCACTACAGACAAAAACTACTGGGAAAAAGACCTCGGACCTAGGAGATTGCCGTGGACAATAGTGAAAGATTTTGTGAAACATCAAAATCCTGTAAATGCGAGTGAATTAAAGATAACTTTTCCTGATGAAATTCATAAGGATTACGGTGTCTTTCAAATCCTCGAAAAGCATGAAAGATTTCTCTCAAAAGAAGATGAATACATTGAACTGGCAAGCGGAGAAAGAATAATGGTTTGCACACAATGGTCTGCCAATCCGGTAAAAAACAATCCGAAAGCCGTTTCATATAGGAGTTTTCAAGAATTTTTAAAAACATCACAAAATCTCGGCTACGAAATTGAGGAAGTCTAA
- the accC gene encoding acetyl-CoA carboxylase biotin carboxylase subunit has protein sequence MFGKILIANRGEIAVRIIRACREMGIATVAVYSDADRSSVHVSLADEAVHIGGSKPAESYLVPEKIIDACKKTGAEAVHPGFGFLSEKEEFAAACEKAGIVFIGPSAEAIRKMGDKITARGIAADADVPLVPGSKGAVDDKEAEKVAAEIGYPLMIKASAGGGGKGMRLVREKGEFESSLRMARSEAQSAFGDDAVFIERFVEKPRHIEIQIVADGHGNVLHLFERECSIQRRHQKVIEEAPSGFVSEATRKKMGRVAVSIAKAVSYKGAGTVEFIMDPKQNFYFLEMNTRIQVEHPVTELITGFDIVKWMIRIADGEKLPMKQSDLKINGHAVECRIYAEDPETNFLPSPGPIDYVKTPDGPGIRDDSAIYSGGEVTSFYDPMLSKLAVWAETREEAIHKMGAALGEYMVLGTKTNIGFLIRVMKNEEFLSADIDTGFIERHPELLTPGDEGKLQAAVTAALALHFGTAAPAEGGGKEPVSNWKRFGRRMGVLRGGY, from the coding sequence ATGTTCGGCAAGATACTCATAGCAAACCGGGGCGAGATAGCGGTGAGGATAATCCGGGCGTGCCGGGAGATGGGCATAGCCACGGTCGCCGTTTACTCCGATGCGGACAGGAGTTCCGTCCATGTGTCCCTCGCCGATGAAGCCGTTCACATAGGCGGCTCAAAGCCCGCCGAGAGTTACCTCGTTCCGGAAAAAATCATAGATGCGTGCAAAAAGACGGGAGCCGAAGCGGTTCATCCCGGTTTCGGATTCCTTTCCGAAAAGGAGGAGTTCGCCGCCGCCTGCGAGAAGGCGGGGATTGTGTTCATAGGCCCGTCCGCCGAAGCCATAAGAAAGATGGGCGACAAGATAACCGCAAGGGGCATAGCCGCCGATGCGGACGTGCCTCTTGTTCCGGGCTCAAAGGGGGCGGTGGATGACAAGGAGGCGGAAAAAGTCGCCGCCGAAATCGGCTATCCCCTGATGATAAAGGCTTCCGCCGGAGGGGGCGGCAAGGGCATGCGTCTTGTGCGGGAGAAGGGGGAGTTTGAGAGTTCGCTCAGAATGGCGAGAAGCGAGGCGCAGTCGGCTTTCGGGGACGATGCGGTTTTTATAGAGCGGTTTGTGGAAAAGCCGCGCCACATTGAGATTCAGATCGTAGCGGACGGGCACGGCAATGTGTTGCACCTGTTTGAGCGCGAGTGCTCAATTCAGCGTAGGCATCAGAAGGTGATAGAGGAAGCGCCCAGCGGTTTTGTTTCCGAGGCGACCAGAAAGAAGATGGGGCGGGTTGCGGTCAGCATCGCAAAGGCGGTTTCATACAAGGGCGCGGGAACTGTTGAGTTCATAATGGACCCCAAGCAGAACTTTTACTTTCTTGAGATGAACACGCGCATACAGGTTGAGCATCCGGTAACCGAACTCATTACCGGTTTTGACATTGTGAAGTGGATGATAAGGATAGCGGACGGCGAAAAGTTGCCGATGAAGCAGTCCGACTTGAAGATAAACGGCCATGCCGTTGAGTGCAGGATATACGCCGAAGACCCGGAGACAAACTTCCTTCCCTCTCCGGGGCCGATTGACTATGTAAAGACCCCGGACGGGCCCGGAATCAGGGATGACTCGGCGATTTACAGCGGCGGCGAGGTTACCTCTTTTTACGACCCCATGCTGTCCAAACTGGCGGTATGGGCGGAGACGCGTGAGGAGGCGATACACAAGATGGGGGCGGCGCTGGGTGAATACATGGTTCTCGGCACGAAGACCAACATCGGTTTCCTTATCCGGGTGATGAAAAACGAGGAGTTTCTCTCCGCAGACATAGACACGGGCTTTATAGAGAGGCATCCGGAGCTTCTGACTCCGGGAGACGAGGGCAAGTTGCAGGCTGCGGTAACCGCCGCGCTCGCGCTTCATTTCGGAACGGCCGCTCCGGCTGAGGGCGGCGGAAAAGAGCCGGTTTCAAACTGGAAGAGGTTTGGCCGCAGGATGGGCGTTTTGAGGGGCGGATATTGA
- a CDS encoding acyl-CoA carboxylase subunit beta: protein MGDKETKDNIRILKQKEREAELGGGKARIDRQHEVGKLTARERIELLLDKGTFEEMDKFVVHRCKDFGMEDKKFLGDGVVTGHGTVDGRKVFVFAQDFTVFGGSLGMIHGRKICKIMDMAVETGAPVIGLNDSGGARIQEGVESLAGYGEIFQRNALASGVIPQISAIMGPCAGGAVYSPAMTDFTLMSKDTSYMFITGPDVIKAVTHEDVTSEDLGGAGVHNSKSGVAHFSAANDEESIEIIRELLSFLPSNNMEDPPSAESDDPVDRATGEIADLIPENPNKPYDMKEVIKRIVDDSRFLEVQEHFGKNMVIGFARVGGRVAGVVGNQPMVLAGCLDIDASVKAARFVRFCDCFNIPLLSLVDVPGFLPGTGQEWGGIIRHGAKLLYAYCEATVPRVTVITRKAYGGAYDVMSSKHIRGDINLAYPGTEIAVMGSEGAVNIISRSQIAEAKDPDAERARLTEEYRSNFANPYRAAELGFIDRIIMPEDTRRNVASAFAMLDGKRKTNPPRKHGNIPL, encoded by the coding sequence ATGGGCGACAAAGAGACCAAAGACAACATTCGGATACTCAAGCAGAAGGAGCGGGAAGCGGAACTGGGCGGCGGCAAGGCGCGCATAGACCGCCAGCACGAAGTCGGCAAACTGACCGCGCGCGAGCGTATAGAACTCCTTCTTGACAAAGGCACTTTTGAGGAAATGGACAAGTTTGTCGTCCACAGGTGCAAAGACTTCGGGATGGAAGACAAAAAGTTCCTCGGAGACGGCGTGGTAACCGGCCACGGAACGGTGGATGGCAGGAAAGTTTTTGTTTTCGCGCAGGACTTCACCGTTTTCGGCGGCTCTCTGGGGATGATTCACGGCAGAAAGATATGCAAAATTATGGACATGGCCGTTGAGACCGGCGCTCCCGTTATCGGGCTTAACGATTCGGGCGGCGCAAGGATACAGGAGGGCGTTGAAAGCCTCGCCGGATACGGCGAGATATTCCAGAGAAACGCGCTCGCCTCCGGCGTTATTCCCCAAATCTCCGCCATCATGGGCCCGTGCGCGGGCGGCGCGGTTTACTCGCCCGCAATGACGGACTTTACCCTTATGTCAAAAGACACCAGCTACATGTTCATAACGGGGCCGGATGTGATAAAAGCCGTAACCCATGAGGACGTAACCTCGGAAGACCTCGGCGGCGCCGGAGTGCACAACTCCAAGAGCGGCGTGGCGCATTTCTCCGCCGCAAATGACGAGGAGTCAATAGAGATAATAAGGGAACTTCTCTCATTCCTGCCTTCAAACAACATGGAAGACCCGCCCTCCGCCGAAAGCGATGACCCGGTTGACCGCGCCACCGGCGAGATAGCGGACCTGATTCCGGAAAACCCGAACAAACCCTACGACATGAAAGAGGTCATAAAGAGAATCGTTGACGACTCGCGCTTTCTTGAGGTTCAGGAGCATTTCGGCAAAAACATGGTCATCGGGTTTGCGCGCGTGGGCGGCAGGGTTGCGGGCGTTGTGGGCAACCAGCCCATGGTTCTCGCCGGCTGCCTTGACATAGACGCATCCGTAAAGGCGGCGCGCTTTGTCCGGTTTTGCGACTGCTTCAACATTCCGCTTCTGTCTCTTGTTGACGTTCCGGGCTTCCTTCCGGGAACAGGGCAGGAGTGGGGCGGCATCATAAGGCACGGCGCGAAACTGCTTTACGCATACTGCGAGGCGACCGTGCCGAGGGTTACCGTGATAACAAGAAAAGCCTACGGCGGGGCTTATGACGTTATGTCTTCAAAGCACATCCGGGGAGACATCAACCTTGCCTACCCCGGCACGGAGATAGCGGTTATGGGTTCGGAGGGGGCGGTCAACATAATTTCCCGCTCGCAGATAGCCGAGGCAAAAGACCCGGACGCCGAAAGGGCGCGCCTTACGGAAGAATACAGAAGCAATTTTGCCAACCCCTACAGGGCGGCGGAACTCGGATTTATTGACCGCATAATCATGCCGGAGGACACCAGAAGGAACGTTGCCTCGGCGTTTGCAATGCTTGACGGAAAGAGGAAGACCAATCCGCCGAGAAAGCACGGAAACATTCCTCTCTGA
- the coaE gene encoding dephospho-CoA kinase (Dephospho-CoA kinase (CoaE) performs the final step in coenzyme A biosynthesis.) produces MSEKAVIIGLCGNVCAGKTAAAGMFRDLGARVIDADEVSRFVTKPGKPAFERIARRFGSGVIGADGEIDRGKLGSEVFSDEKKRKALEAITHPEIRDEIAARVEKAVSSGARAVVIEAALLSRGGVLGEMVDHLVLVEASEEKKIERIAERDKLDEAEARKRLKSQEGRNPDYDFVIENSAGMESLRAEIGRLWKKWL; encoded by the coding sequence ATGAGTGAAAAAGCCGTAATAATAGGGCTTTGCGGGAATGTTTGCGCGGGCAAGACCGCGGCGGCGGGGATGTTCAGGGATTTGGGGGCGCGTGTTATAGATGCGGATGAGGTTTCGCGTTTTGTTACCAAGCCCGGAAAACCGGCTTTTGAGCGGATAGCGCGGCGGTTTGGCTCCGGCGTCATCGGCGCGGACGGGGAGATAGACCGGGGGAAACTTGGCTCTGAGGTTTTTTCGGACGAGAAGAAGAGAAAGGCGCTTGAGGCAATAACCCACCCGGAAATCAGGGATGAGATAGCCGCGCGGGTGGAAAAGGCGGTTTCTTCCGGCGCGCGGGCGGTGGTGATTGAGGCGGCGCTGCTGTCTCGCGGCGGGGTTCTGGGGGAGATGGTGGACCACCTTGTTCTGGTTGAGGCGAGCGAGGAAAAAAAGATTGAAAGAATAGCGGAAAGGGATAAACTTGATGAGGCGGAGGCGAGGAAAAGGTTGAAATCGCAGGAAGGGCGCAATCCGGATTACGATTTTGTTATTGAGAATTCGGCGGGAATGGAAAGTTTGAGAGCGGAGATAGGGAGGCTGTGGAAGAAATGGCTGTGA
- the gltX gene encoding glutamate--tRNA ligase: MSVKTRFAPSPTGSLHIGGARTALFNRLFARRHGGEFIVRIEDTDAGRSDEKFFSEIMDSLRWLGIEWDDDQTLRQSERLDTYREYADKLLASGDAFRCWMTPEDIEKERRFCKEHGKIFRYNREWAERGKKDGAPFALRFAVPRDGATVAVDDKLRGKTAFETDDIEDFVILRPDGMPTYNFACAIDDALSGITHVIRGDEHLVNTPKQILILRALGLPVPDFVHLPVILAPDGSKLSKRHGAVSVADFRKRGMLPSALANYIARLGWSCGDEEIFTMAELEEKFDLGGLGTSPSHFDEKKMLWVNGVHIREGKTDIIEPLRREFADMGLDVSPADAEKAFSLLKERAETVVEMAEKGAFLFRDEVEFDAAAREKFINGETLPALEAVLGAFSASGGDFDADGVKTALSSVTEETGMKLKQLAQPLRVALTGRTESPGIFEVAAALGGEEAVRRVKRAVNIAKSGGRQ, from the coding sequence ATGAGTGTCAAAACACGGTTTGCCCCCAGCCCCACGGGCTCGCTTCACATCGGGGGTGCGCGAACTGCGCTTTTCAACCGGCTTTTTGCGCGGCGGCACGGCGGCGAGTTTATTGTGCGGATTGAAGACACGGACGCCGGGCGGTCGGACGAGAAATTTTTCTCCGAGATAATGGATTCGCTCCGCTGGCTTGGCATTGAGTGGGACGATGATCAGACCCTCCGCCAGTCTGAGCGGTTGGACACCTACCGCGAATATGCGGACAAACTGCTTGCATCCGGCGATGCGTTCCGTTGCTGGATGACCCCTGAAGATATTGAGAAAGAGAGGCGGTTTTGTAAGGAACACGGAAAAATTTTCCGCTACAACAGAGAGTGGGCGGAGAGGGGAAAAAAGGATGGCGCGCCTTTTGCGTTGCGTTTTGCAGTCCCGCGGGACGGCGCAACGGTTGCGGTTGACGACAAACTTCGCGGCAAAACCGCCTTTGAGACGGATGATATTGAGGATTTTGTCATTCTGCGCCCTGACGGCATGCCCACATACAACTTCGCATGCGCCATAGATGACGCCCTCTCCGGCATAACGCATGTTATCAGGGGGGATGAGCACCTCGTCAACACTCCAAAGCAGATATTGATTCTGCGGGCTCTCGGTCTGCCCGTTCCCGATTTCGTTCATCTTCCCGTGATTCTCGCGCCGGACGGCTCAAAACTGAGCAAGCGGCACGGGGCGGTTTCGGTCGCCGATTTCCGCAAGCGCGGAATGCTTCCCTCGGCCCTTGCAAACTACATTGCCCGGCTCGGCTGGTCTTGCGGTGATGAGGAGATCTTCACAATGGCGGAACTTGAGGAAAAGTTTGACCTCGGCGGGCTTGGGACTTCGCCGTCCCATTTTGACGAGAAAAAGATGCTGTGGGTCAACGGCGTTCACATACGCGAGGGAAAGACCGACATTATAGAGCCGCTTCGCCGGGAGTTTGCGGATATGGGGCTTGATGTTTCGCCTGCGGACGCTGAAAAGGCGTTCTCTCTCCTGAAAGAGAGGGCGGAGACCGTTGTTGAAATGGCGGAAAAGGGCGCGTTTCTTTTCCGTGATGAGGTGGAGTTTGACGCCGCCGCGCGGGAAAAGTTTATCAACGGGGAGACACTGCCCGCGCTTGAGGCGGTTTTGGGCGCGTTCTCCGCATCCGGCGGGGATTTTGACGCTGACGGCGTGAAGACGGCTCTTTCGTCCGTTACGGAAGAGACGGGAATGAAACTTAAACAACTCGCCCAGCCCCTGCGTGTGGCGCTCACGGGGAGGACGGAAAGCCCCGGAATTTTTGAGGTAGCCGCCGCTTTGGGCGGGGAAGAGGCGGTTCGGAGGGTTAAAAGGGCGGTAAACATTGCCAAATCAGGCGGGCGGCAATGA
- a CDS encoding glutaredoxin, producing MTDSKFKIYTTKTCPYCNAAKALLSSRGIKYEEIDLTQDPEERARVAGEFNWMTVPLILKDGELVGGFNELEEIARQGGLDDS from the coding sequence ATGACCGATTCCAAGTTCAAAATTTACACCACCAAAACCTGCCCGTATTGCAATGCGGCAAAGGCGCTTTTGTCTTCCAGGGGGATTAAATACGAGGAGATAGACCTTACTCAAGACCCTGAGGAAAGAGCCAGAGTGGCGGGCGAGTTCAACTGGATGACCGTTCCCCTCATCCTCAAAGACGGCGAACTTGTCGGCGGCTTTAATGAACTTGAGGAGATTGCCCGGCAGGGCGGGCTTGACGACTCCTGA
- a CDS encoding alanine--glyoxylate aminotransferase family protein: protein MARSQIKKLAPPERILLGPGPSNVSKAVYDALSTPIIGHLDPDFLAMMDEIGGMLREVFQTKNRLTIPMSGTGSSGMETAFVNVIEPGDTVIIGVNGVFGERMCDVAARCGAKAVRVEAPWGDIIEPDAFISALKKNPGAKAAALVHAETSTGARQPLEEAGKYLSGTETLFLVDAVTSLAGCDLRIDEWGVDICYSGTQKCLSVPPGISPVTFSEKAERALAAKKSKVQSWYLDLGMICKYWGSERVYHHTAPVSMLFALREGLRVILEEGLANRFERHGRLGAELAEKLGAMGFKPFAREGYRLPMLASVFLPEGMDDAEARRALLEEHGIEVGPGLGETRGKIWRVGLMGESCKAENIDALTRAISRMTGAAV from the coding sequence TTGGCGCGCTCTCAAATCAAAAAACTCGCCCCGCCCGAAAGGATACTTCTCGGCCCCGGCCCCAGCAATGTCAGCAAGGCGGTTTACGACGCGCTCTCAACACCCATAATAGGGCATCTTGACCCGGACTTTCTCGCCATGATGGACGAAATCGGCGGGATGCTGCGGGAGGTTTTTCAGACAAAAAACCGGCTTACGATTCCAATGTCCGGCACGGGAAGTTCGGGAATGGAGACGGCGTTTGTCAATGTGATTGAGCCGGGAGACACCGTAATCATCGGGGTCAACGGGGTATTCGGCGAGAGGATGTGCGATGTGGCGGCGCGGTGCGGCGCGAAGGCGGTCAGGGTTGAAGCGCCGTGGGGAGACATTATTGAGCCGGACGCGTTTATATCCGCGCTCAAAAAAAATCCGGGGGCAAAGGCGGCGGCGCTTGTTCACGCGGAAACTTCAACCGGCGCGCGCCAGCCGCTTGAAGAGGCGGGCAAATACCTCTCCGGCACGGAGACGCTTTTCCTTGTGGACGCCGTAACCTCGCTTGCCGGATGCGACCTGAGGATTGACGAGTGGGGCGTTGACATCTGCTACAGCGGAACGCAGAAGTGCCTGAGCGTGCCGCCGGGCATATCGCCGGTAACTTTCAGCGAAAAAGCGGAACGGGCGCTCGCGGCAAAAAAGAGCAAGGTTCAGAGCTGGTATCTGGACCTCGGAATGATATGCAAATACTGGGGCAGCGAGAGGGTCTATCACCACACCGCGCCCGTCTCAATGCTTTTCGCCCTCAGGGAGGGGCTGCGCGTCATTCTTGAGGAGGGTCTCGCCAACCGGTTTGAGAGGCACGGGAGGCTGGGCGCGGAACTTGCGGAAAAACTGGGCGCGATGGGATTCAAGCCGTTTGCGCGCGAGGGATACCGGCTGCCGATGCTTGCCTCCGTTTTTCTGCCGGAGGGGATGGATGATGCGGAGGCGCGGCGCGCGCTTCTTGAGGAGCACGGGATTGAGGTGGGCCCCGGCCTCGGGGAAACCAGAGGAAAGATATGGAGAGTGGGGTTGATGGGCGAGAGTTGCAAGGCTGAAAACATAGACGCGCTCACCCGCGCGATTAGCCGCATGACGGGCGCGGCGGTTTGA
- the rplM gene encoding 50S ribosomal protein L13 has protein sequence MKTYVEKAGGRHRRWQVVDAEGKTLGRLATRLATMLRGKDKPEFTPHADMGDFVVVVNASKVHMTGKKSSEKMYYRHSGYPGGLKSVSAETLSQTKPEEIIRKAVWGMLPKNKSQKKLIKRLKVYSGQSHPHAAQSPEAAAGL, from the coding sequence ATGAAAACCTATGTTGAAAAGGCCGGAGGACGCCACAGGCGGTGGCAGGTTGTTGATGCGGAGGGCAAAACCCTCGGACGGCTCGCGACACGGCTCGCAACGATGCTTCGCGGCAAAGACAAGCCGGAGTTTACCCCGCATGCGGACATGGGCGATTTTGTGGTGGTGGTTAACGCCTCCAAAGTGCACATGACGGGCAAAAAGTCTTCCGAAAAGATGTATTACCGCCACAGCGGCTATCCCGGCGGGCTGAAATCGGTTTCCGCCGAGACCCTCTCCCAGACAAAGCCCGAAGAGATAATCAGAAAAGCCGTGTGGGGAATGCTTCCCAAAAACAAGTCGCAGAAAAAACTGATAAAGAGGCTAAAGGTTTACTCCGGGCAGTCCCACCCGCATGCGGCGCAGAGTCCGGAAGCGGCGGCGGGGCTGTGA
- the rpsI gene encoding 30S ribosomal protein S9: MAVVETDNFRGTGRRKNSVASVWVRPGSGKITVNKRDFKEYFPRKTWQIRVGEPLAITNSADKIDVSANVRGGGLTGQAGSISHGLARALLKYDETLRKKLKSAGLLRRDSRMVESKKYGRKKARRGQQFSKR; encoded by the coding sequence ATGGCTGTGGTTGAAACGGACAATTTCAGAGGAACGGGCAGGAGAAAAAACTCCGTCGCCTCGGTGTGGGTCAGGCCCGGCTCCGGCAAGATCACGGTCAACAAGAGAGACTTCAAGGAATACTTTCCGCGCAAAACATGGCAGATACGCGTGGGCGAGCCTCTTGCCATAACAAATTCGGCGGACAAAATTGACGTTTCCGCCAATGTCCGGGGCGGCGGGCTCACCGGGCAGGCGGGCTCCATAAGCCACGGGCTTGCCAGAGCGCTCCTGAAATACGATGAAACTTTGAGAAAGAAACTGAAATCCGCCGGGCTTCTCAGGCGCGATTCGCGCATGGTGGAGAGCAAAAAATACGGCCGCAAGAAGGCGCGGCGCGGACAGCAATTCTCAAAGAGGTAG